GGAAGTTTCAGAAGAAGTTcccattgggcgcctgggtggctcaatcctaagcgtctgccttttggctcaggtcatgatcccgggatcctgggatcgagtcccggattgggctccctgctctgcgggaggcctgcttctccctctcccactccccctgcttgtgtttctgctctcactatgtctctgtcaaataaataaacaaaatcttaaaaaaaaaaagttcccacaACAATCTCAGGAGTTTGAAACAAAGATGGTCGTGGGAAGCTTGTCCCAGGGGTGTCATTAGAAACATACCCTGGGAGATGAAATGGTTTTACCTTCCATCCTGGCAAGGGCCAGAATTTCCCagacccattctttttttttttttaaggtgtacttatttgagagagagcatgctcgagagaaagcatgagtgagggggggagcggtagagggagagagaagcaagttccccactgagcagggaacccaactcaggactccatcccaggaccctgggatcatgacctgagctgaaggcagatgctcaaccaaccgagccacccagacacccttccCAGACCCATTCTGTGTATACACAGAGGGAACCAGAAACAATCTCCCCACCACTCTTCCGACCAGTGTCCTTTGAATCAAGCCCACAGAAGCTTCTTGGATCTAACTTAGTCCCCAAATGATATGTGTTTAAAAGACCCAGTGTTTTGATAGAAATCATAGCTCCCCAAATACCGTTTACTTTGGAATTAAGTTAAATCTCCTTTGAGGTCTTAATTGTTATTGCCTCCATTGTCCAAGTTCAATTCCTCCCAAGACCCAAGAGTTGAAGAATCAATTTTGACAATCCcagttttcagtattttctccacACAGAACTTTGGAGAAACTGAAGGTCACCTTGAACTTACACAGACTGTCATActaaaacatttttctcaagtcaAATTCTAGAGCAAGTTAGGACAGTCAGTCGTTCCCTTATTTCTAAGTTTATGTTCTGAATACCTCTGGCATAACAGGCTCTTAAGAATCTGAAAGAGCTTaggaagtaaaatgaagaaaagtaaagcacCTAGAATGGGACTCATGAAAATGGTCAAATCTTGGCCACGTACTCCTGAATTTATTTCAAaggcttcatttaaaaaacaaaacaaaacaaaaacccagaatgACAGTAGCACCTATCTGAATTCTGGGTGGGACATGAAAGATACAtggaaaagaaatctaaaaacaagTTGAGTAAAGAATCCTTGAAGTGAGGTGTAATGCAACTTCATCACTTTATTCAAATCTTCAAAATAGTCTTTATTCTACATTTTTAGTATAAAAAATCCACAAGTTAAGTGCACCACAGTGTAGAGAGAGACATACAACGCTGAACTTCCATAACAGTCAATGGTACAGTCAAACATCACATGGACCGAACACAAAATTTAGATGAactgaaattacaaaataaaataaaatccaattgcagaaaacaaaaatcaaaatattaaggaTCCCTGAAATATTCTTAACCCTAATGAGATTTCACTGGACTCAAGTCATTTTGTAGTGAGGGATTCATAACATGACCCCATTAACCCAGCTGAGGAATTCTCAGGAGCCGTGAGGGCCTCCATCAGGTATTCTGACAATGAACGGTAACCAATTTTTGGATGGGAAAACCTCCCCTAATTGGGCTCTGACGTCATCCGGCTTTTGAAATGCATCTTCCTCCTTGCCCCCACATTTTAAACAAACCTGTTTACAGTACAGTTTGCATTGACACCCTTTGTTCAAATAGAGCTCTGTTTTTCTGGCACCGAAGCAAATTGGGGTTTGGTTCATGGATGAAGAAACAACCTATGAGGAGGGTCCAAGAGGCACCCTCCACTTTTGCCTGAGGAGATGCAAAAGCAGAAGTAACGGGGCCTGTGCTTGGGGCACAGAGGGGGTTTCAGAGGATCCTTGTGAAAGACTAGTTAAAAGATGGCAAGTGGGGACAAGtgcaaggagagaaggaagttAGTCTGACTGGCTTTCTGTCCTGCACCATTGATTCAATGGAGATTGGCGGGAAGGAACTGGAAGAGACTAGAGGTGAGGATGGGACATGGGGCAAAGaatggaaaggagggaaaggcagacaACTAATGCGTTTCATTTATAACAAGTAATAGAAATCAAAGACTTAAAGGAGATTAAAGACCAATCAGAATAATTTGGCAACTTTAATTCTTAGGAAGATCAAAGTTCCCTCCAAACCTAATTTGATGTTTTATTAACTAAGAGCAAAGACCAGTATGGTACAGTATTACTCCAGAGGAATTAAAGGAAGATCCTTAGGGCTGCTTTACCCACATTCATTTTATGAATGGATGCCTCCCCTACCTCAAAATGCTTTAAGGAGGTACCGCTACCATTACATGGTTCCTTAttaagtttgaaaagtgcctgaaAGTTTGGGCACCAGAAAGACACCCCAACAACATGTGTCTAAACTGCAACTTCAGGTTAATATGACTAAAGCAGTTACATTGTGAGAAGTGCTGAAGGTATGTGATGTCTTTCCCGGCACAGAGGTGGCCTTGGTTCTTCACCAGATGGTGTAgccaccatctgagccacccatgaaGAAGTTTCCCTTCCGCTGAGTTACGAGGACATTGGCTCCCTGCATGACTGCAAGCTGAGCAGCGTTGGGAGGGCATCCAGGGGGTGGAGgctgaaaggaaaagacaaggtTGACTGGGCATAGGGCAGCTGAGACAAGGGAAGTGGGACACAGGTGAAACAGGATCCGTTAGGAAGATGGCAATGTGCTGACCAATCGCATCTTAAAGCTAGTCCTACCACCAGCTTGGGTTGTAAAGCACGTCTGTATTCTCTGtgaacccaaagatacaaacaggAAAGAGCCTACCACTCATTCAAAGGCGTTCTCACCTCATTTCAGGCATATGGTTTTGAGTGGTAGGACCTAGCAAGGACCATTTGGGCTCTAATTCTTATGCATGGGCGAACTAAGCAGGAAACCGGACTACAACCTCTAGCATCTTTCCAAATGTTACTTAAGAGGGACTAtgctttctccatttttaatCATCTTGTTTCCCAATGGAATGCCATGCTGATGGCAAACTTGAAgtaaatgtttatggaataaataaggaATATTACTAGACCAGTACCAAACTGGAACTGAAAAGGCAGCAGGCAGGACTCCTAAGATAGGAAAACAAAGGAATCTGGTTAACTCAGACCGCAGGGTATGTGCCACATGCTACTAACTTTCCATAGTTCTCCTGCCCCCCTCATCTGCTTTCTGCCTGACCACTGGAAATCAGTGGTTACACTAATACCAGAGCTATTATCCAGGGACGGTGAAAGGATGAATATGGAATCTcttcagaaatttaaaacacacaagaGCTGAGTTTTTCTGGTAAGGTCATACTCACAGGAATGTTGCCAGCGGTAGCCCCAGCTCCAAATCTGGCACCTGCATCATACCCTCCTTCCACCAGCACTGCTGAACCAGGTGGATAGATGGGACCAACTGGATAATAAGCCATAGGGATTGTGGAACCTAAAGGTCCAACAGCCACAGATTGGGCCATGGGAAGATACAGTGAGGCGCCAGGAAATGCAGCTGAcatggtggggactgtggcagcCCCTGGGTGCACAAAGCTCGGACGATAGAGCTAGAAGAGGTAGAAGAGAAGGGAACGGGTTACTTTAAGACACTCCAATTTTAGATCTCTTTCATGAGTCTCTTTCATGAGTCAATTCTTAATTCTCCTTGTGCAGATTACGCTGTGAGTTACACAAACTGCCTTTCCGCTGCCACTCAGTATTCTCTTGGGTCACTTCCTGCTATAGCTAATGTTAGGCTCAAGGAACGCAAACTCATCTTCCTAACCTCAGCCtgtgccaaaaaacaaaaaaatcagataatgCCTTCTCAACCCCAGCAGAAATTGCTGAAGCATACAGTTTCAGACTGTTCATGTGAGCACTCTCTACTCTTTATGGAGTTAATAGATATGTGGAGTCAGGCTTAAATGAAGACTGAAAATGTGATCCCAGAGTATTCAGTTCAAGTCTAGTAAACTGGAAGCACCTCCGAGTAGGCAGGTGGAGCATCAGTATAGGGTGGAGCCTGAGGAAGATGCAAGGTCTGAGGGTACACTGGGTTCCCAGGAGGCTGCACAGGGTAGGTTGGCTGCGTTGGATATTGACCTGGAAGACAAGACAAAAACGCACGTTGCCTACCATACAGAGCCACCAAAATGGGGCAGAGCATATTAGGTAGCTAACCTAGTGGCAGCAAGCAGATTTGTAAACAGACTGCTCTGGAGGGCCTGATTTTTGAGGCCaagaaaataagcattttctttGCACCCTTATCCCACTTACATACAAAGATGTTGGATTCTAACTGGCCATATAAAGGGCGCTCTTCCCATTAGCACACTGGTGTAAGGGAAAGTCTAGCTGAACTCAAGTTTCTCCATCGATGCAGGCAGGGCAGGACTGGGCACCCGTTCCTGCCACTGTACCAACGGGAGGTACATCCTGCCTCCGCTGTGGGTGGTCTTCACAAGCCTGGTGTAACTGCCCACGACCTCGTTGAGTCACAGTGGTTATGATGATTTGCCCCATAGATTCCTACTCAAGGTCGACTTCCAAATAGATGAGTGGTGGAAGTGAACCTTCAGACTCGagagaagataaaggaaaatgtCCTAAGAAACAGCTGAGGATCGTGTTCTGCCAGACACTAGTACAATCACAGGAACCGGGAGAACTTCGGGCCGCCAtcgaagggaaggggagagacccTTCTGGCCCCCTGGCCCGCCCACCAGCGCCGGCACCTCACTAGTTAAGCCCGGGCGCCAACCTCTGGTTCCGGAGCGCAGCGCCCCGCCTCCGCCGGCGCTCCATTGGCCTACCCAAATCCCTGCTCTAGCTCCCCATTTGCTCCTGCAGATGCCCATCATGACAAGCCttttccccccccccaacccctccacccGAGCCCGCAGCTCCAAACTGCGCCACAGAGTTTAAGGAGGAAAGGGCCGAGAAGGAGCGAGTAGCCGTAGTTCGAGGATGACGAAGGCGTCTGGAGCAGCCCCCGGGACTGCAGCTGGTCCAGGACCGAGGCGCAGCTCGCCCCAAGCCTAGCGCTTGGTGACCCTGAGCTCCGGGCCCACTCGCTCCAGGCTAGCACGAGTCCCCCCGACGACCCCAGCCGCCCCCTGTCCTTGCCTTTGCTGTTCATGGTGGCTGCTGGTCCGGTTCGGCTCGGCGTCGCGGACGGTTATTTTTTTCGTCCTCTTCCTGTTCGTAGTCACTTCCGTGTCACGTGACGATTCGTCCGCCTAGCGTCACCCGACGCCCGAGCGCCGCTACCACCGGAAACCCCGCCCCTCCGCCGGGTCTCCAGTAGCTAGAGGAAGGGCTCGCGTGGTCCCGCCTACTCGCGAGCGTTGGCACCGCCCCTTGGGTCCTGTGTTCCAACCCCCACCCGCGCCCCACGACGGGAAGAAAACCAAATACAGGTATTGTCTCAAaacagggctttttttttctctcttgggcGCTCGGAGGCAGAACCATTAAACCATTCCCCGGAACCTTTTTACACCTACGCGCCTCAACTCAAGGTCACCTCACCTTGACAGCCTTTCCACAAGGGGCATGGATTTCTAATTACTTCTCTAACTGAAACATGCTCCCGAAACCTTGACCTATCGCTCAGTTTCCCTTCTACGAAGCCCGACTTAAGCCTCAGCTCCGTCCAGATTTATTTTGCCAGTCCGGCTGTCATCTGTCCTTT
The sequence above is drawn from the Zalophus californianus isolate mZalCal1 chromosome 9, mZalCal1.pri.v2, whole genome shotgun sequence genome and encodes:
- the DAZAP2 gene encoding DAZ-associated protein 2 isoform X2 — encoded protein: MNSKGQYPTQPTYPVQPPGNPVYPQTLHLPQAPPYTDAPPAYSELYRPSFVHPGAATVPTMSAAFPGASLYLPMAQSVAVGPLGSTIPMAYYPVGPIYPPASTPWMPSQRCSACSHAGSQCPRNSAEGKLLHGWLRWWLHHLVKNQGHLCAGKDITYLQHFSQCNCFSHINLKLQFRHMLLGCLSGAQTFRHFSNLIRNHVMVAVPP
- the DAZAP2 gene encoding DAZ-associated protein 2 isoform X1 gives rise to the protein MNSKGQYPTQPTYPVQPPGNPVYPQTLHLPQAPPYTDAPPAYSELYRPSFVHPGAATVPTMSAAFPGASLYLPMAQSVAVGPLGSTIPMAYYPVGPIYPPGSAVLVEGGYDAGARFGAGATAGNIPPPPPGCPPNAAQLAVMQGANVLVTQRKGNFFMGGSDGGYTIW